Proteins encoded by one window of Tunturibacter psychrotolerans:
- a CDS encoding rhodanese-like domain-containing protein encodes MHLATEEILVRDASNTGMSAESQSGAVAKTPEELADIVSRFASSDGWLDRVRLRAQHRWYERLYHGPNYDIWVISWMPGQSTGFHDHGDSAGAFVVTTGVLEENRPDQHPFAIPPGNPRAFGRDYTHDVRNASRAPAISIHAYSPPLSEMNEYELDGSQLVPREQSSERSARLDQEWRAQSPNLSNHIGALSIEQTLAAARARLRRLSPAEAYGAVVKTAATLVDIRPEGQRAIEGSIPGALIVERNVLEWRFDPASSARLPLATDHDLNVIVLCSEGYTSSLAAAALQDLGLWRATDVVGGFNAWRATGLPISPPTSAS; translated from the coding sequence ATGCACCTCGCAACAGAAGAAATACTAGTACGCGACGCCAGCAACACAGGTATGTCGGCGGAAAGCCAATCCGGCGCGGTAGCAAAAACTCCCGAAGAGCTCGCCGACATCGTCTCGCGGTTCGCGTCGTCGGATGGATGGTTGGATAGGGTACGGCTGCGCGCCCAACATCGCTGGTACGAGCGGTTGTATCACGGGCCGAACTATGACATCTGGGTCATAAGCTGGATGCCCGGTCAATCAACCGGGTTCCACGATCATGGTGACTCTGCGGGAGCCTTCGTCGTAACGACCGGTGTTCTTGAAGAGAATCGTCCCGATCAGCATCCCTTTGCGATACCTCCGGGCAATCCGCGCGCCTTCGGACGAGACTACACACACGACGTCCGAAATGCCTCCCGTGCGCCAGCCATAAGCATTCACGCATATTCGCCTCCGCTCAGTGAGATGAACGAGTACGAGCTGGATGGCAGTCAACTGGTACCACGTGAACAGTCGTCGGAGCGATCAGCGAGACTTGATCAAGAGTGGCGAGCGCAGAGTCCGAACCTCTCAAACCATATCGGGGCCTTGAGCATCGAGCAGACGCTGGCAGCGGCACGTGCCCGGCTGCGACGGCTATCTCCGGCGGAAGCCTATGGGGCAGTGGTCAAAACGGCGGCGACACTCGTTGATATTCGTCCCGAAGGTCAACGTGCGATTGAGGGGAGTATCCCGGGCGCGTTGATTGTTGAGCGCAATGTACTTGAGTGGCGTTTCGACCCGGCTTCTAGCGCGCGGCTGCCGCTCGCAACCGATCATGATCTAAACGTGATCGTGCTCTGTTCCGAAGGCTACACCTCAAGCCTCGCGGCCGCGGCTTTGCAGGATCTCGGTCTCTGGCGAGCGACAGACGTGGTTGGTGGTTTTAATGCGTGGCGCGCGACAGGTCTGCCGATTTCGCCACCGACCTCGGCCTCCTAG
- a CDS encoding sensor histidine kinase, which produces MIGLRRALQLLLGIVAAVLSTQLLADSARTSATEDIRQLYHSTWTVRDGAPVGIWRIAQSTDGFLWIATNSGLYRFDGVQFTKFRPAEGVALLSENIIALFAPGTGGLWLGYQFGGISFIRDGKITNYPAAGIFASSSTGFLELKDGTLWTSTGQGMARFVHNQWQQMGPEWGFHGRSVFRPFLDASGTLWAYNGKTLQYLPAGEHSFHDTHIEGKFWGLLADRPDRIWLAGEYDLVELVRVHDGSWSLYPTHVDFSPGFAAQARDGSFWMASDQSGVFRLPAPLPSPSVPVSRGLLENFAAKDGLTADVSIQVIRDREGSMWVATEKGLDQFRPAALSSVAMPLGTNGISLAQDEDGLLVGVKNVRGPSLFRLRDNKLVPIPHSPEGITSIYAEGGADVWLGVTSQLWHMVGSRFTKIPMPEDVNGLPLEIQTMTTDSKGVLWASILGHGTFKLDGDKWTKFKAPDAEHFAVLSIMRDHEGHIWQGFVHNNVAIVTGDTTRTLGPHDGVTAGNILAIAERGDHVWLGGTEGLSYYRNGTIHSILSCSEESIRGVNGIVESADGNLWLNQASGVIFISRDEIAQALADPRHRVTVRLYNYLDGLTGTPVQLRPLPTAIATKDGRIYFAARHELTWIDPAHIASNTIAPTAVVDELVADGHEYLAPSGITLDKGIQNLRFDYTASSLLIPQRVHFRYMLEGFDKSWQDAGIRRQAFYSKIPPGHYTFRVMASNNDGIWSPISAMTPFYLPPTFRQSRYFAALLAAITATLLSLLHKLRLRYATNQVRSRLLERLRERESIAQDLHDTFFQSIQVLLLRFYTATKQLPQDDPARQSYESALKQSELVMREGRELLLELRSEPSREMPHHTTFQQMVEDLQPNTTASLTFEIEGRPRELAADAGREAIKIAREALANAIRHSGASRIEVLLAFSRSHLRVIVRDDGTGIPAEIFRQGHREGHLGMIGMRERARQLGARIEIRRILSGGTAVELLVPAAVIYLAENLPRKRTSYLDLLKF; this is translated from the coding sequence GTGATTGGTTTGCGAAGGGCTCTCCAGCTGCTGCTAGGTATTGTCGCTGCGGTTCTGAGCACTCAGCTGCTTGCCGATTCGGCGCGTACCTCGGCCACAGAGGATATCCGGCAGCTTTATCACTCCACCTGGACCGTACGTGATGGCGCTCCGGTCGGCATCTGGCGGATCGCGCAGTCGACCGACGGATTTCTATGGATCGCGACGAACTCAGGGCTTTACCGCTTCGACGGCGTGCAATTCACCAAATTCAGACCAGCCGAAGGCGTTGCGCTTCTTTCTGAAAATATCATTGCGCTGTTCGCTCCCGGCACAGGCGGCCTCTGGCTCGGGTACCAGTTCGGCGGCATCAGCTTCATCAGGGACGGCAAGATCACTAATTACCCCGCCGCAGGCATCTTTGCGTCGTCTTCTACGGGCTTCCTCGAACTCAAAGACGGAACACTCTGGACCTCGACCGGGCAAGGCATGGCACGCTTTGTCCACAACCAATGGCAACAAATGGGTCCTGAGTGGGGGTTTCACGGACGTTCTGTATTTCGCCCATTTCTTGATGCATCAGGAACGCTTTGGGCTTACAACGGCAAAACACTACAGTATCTGCCGGCAGGAGAGCATTCGTTCCACGACACTCATATAGAAGGCAAGTTTTGGGGCCTCTTGGCCGACAGACCGGACCGAATCTGGCTTGCCGGTGAATACGATCTCGTTGAGCTTGTTCGGGTGCACGATGGCAGTTGGTCGCTGTACCCAACCCATGTGGATTTCTCACCGGGTTTCGCTGCACAGGCCCGTGACGGAAGTTTCTGGATGGCGTCTGACCAGTCGGGGGTTTTCCGCCTTCCCGCACCACTTCCCTCACCCAGCGTGCCGGTGAGCCGCGGATTGTTGGAAAACTTTGCGGCAAAAGATGGGCTCACCGCTGATGTGAGCATTCAAGTCATCCGCGATCGCGAAGGTAGTATGTGGGTCGCGACCGAAAAGGGACTCGATCAGTTTCGTCCGGCTGCACTGTCCTCTGTAGCGATGCCACTGGGAACCAATGGTATCTCGCTCGCACAGGATGAGGACGGGCTACTCGTTGGCGTCAAGAATGTCCGCGGCCCCTCGCTGTTTCGCCTTCGAGACAACAAGCTCGTACCGATTCCTCATAGTCCAGAAGGCATCACGAGCATCTATGCCGAAGGCGGTGCTGACGTCTGGCTCGGCGTGACGAGTCAGCTATGGCATATGGTGGGAAGCCGATTTACAAAGATTCCCATGCCCGAGGACGTGAACGGGCTGCCTCTGGAGATTCAGACCATGACCACGGACTCGAAGGGAGTCTTGTGGGCGAGTATTCTCGGGCACGGCACCTTCAAGCTCGACGGCGATAAATGGACCAAATTCAAAGCGCCGGACGCAGAGCACTTTGCAGTGCTCAGTATCATGCGCGACCACGAAGGACACATCTGGCAGGGCTTCGTCCACAACAACGTCGCGATTGTGACAGGCGACACGACAAGGACTCTTGGGCCACATGATGGCGTCACTGCGGGCAACATTCTAGCCATCGCTGAGCGTGGAGACCACGTGTGGCTGGGCGGGACTGAGGGCCTATCCTACTACCGCAACGGTACGATTCATTCCATCCTCAGTTGCAGCGAAGAATCTATCAGAGGTGTCAACGGTATCGTCGAGTCCGCGGACGGGAACCTTTGGTTGAACCAGGCTTCCGGCGTAATTTTCATCTCGCGCGACGAGATTGCGCAGGCTCTCGCCGATCCGCGGCATCGGGTCACTGTGCGCCTGTACAACTACCTCGACGGCCTTACAGGAACTCCTGTGCAACTCAGGCCGCTGCCCACTGCGATTGCCACAAAAGATGGACGCATCTATTTCGCAGCCCGCCACGAACTGACATGGATCGACCCTGCACACATTGCCAGCAATACGATTGCACCGACGGCCGTCGTCGATGAACTAGTCGCCGACGGTCATGAGTATCTTGCTCCTTCAGGCATAACACTAGACAAGGGCATACAGAACCTTCGCTTCGACTACACTGCGTCAAGTCTCCTGATCCCGCAGCGCGTGCACTTCCGCTATATGTTAGAGGGTTTTGATAAGAGCTGGCAGGACGCGGGCATCCGTCGACAGGCGTTCTATTCCAAGATTCCTCCTGGCCACTACACATTTCGCGTGATGGCCAGCAATAACGATGGCATCTGGAGTCCTATTTCCGCGATGACGCCGTTTTACCTTCCTCCGACCTTTCGGCAGAGTAGGTATTTTGCCGCGTTATTGGCTGCGATAACGGCTACGCTTCTCAGTTTGCTTCATAAGCTGCGGCTACGTTATGCAACCAATCAGGTACGCAGCAGACTCTTGGAACGGCTACGCGAGCGAGAGAGCATCGCTCAAGACCTGCATGACACGTTCTTCCAATCCATCCAGGTGTTGCTACTCCGGTTCTACACGGCCACCAAGCAACTGCCGCAAGATGACCCTGCCCGCCAATCCTATGAGAGCGCACTCAAGCAGTCTGAGCTGGTGATGAGAGAAGGGCGCGAACTATTGCTTGAGCTCCGATCCGAACCATCACGCGAAATGCCTCACCATACAACGTTCCAGCAGATGGTGGAAGATCTGCAGCCGAACACGACTGCAAGCCTCACGTTTGAGATAGAGGGGCGCCCCAGAGAACTGGCCGCCGACGCCGGCAGAGAAGCAATCAAGATAGCACGCGAGGCGCTGGCCAATGCGATTCGTCATAGCGGAGCTTCGCGCATCGAAGTTCTCCTCGCCTTCAGCAGGTCCCACCTGCGTGTTATCGTCCGCGACGACGGCACCGGCATCCCAGCCGAGATATTTCGACAAGGCCACCGTGAGGGTCACCTGGGAATGATCGGTATGCGAGAGCGAGCAAGGCAGCTTGGTGCACGCATCGAAATACGAAGAATTCTGTCAGGTGGCACGGCTGTGGAGTTGCTCGTACCAGCCGCCGTGATCTACCTGGCTGAGAACTTGCCGCGCAAACGAACGTCATACCTTGACCTGCTGAAGTTTTGA
- a CDS encoding response regulator transcription factor yields MIRVLVVDDHPMMRKGISAEISTEPDMTVVGEAVDGQQAILQFRLHRPDIMLVDMRMPNMGGLETISKVRAEFPAARIIVLTTAGGDFHAMRAFRAGVSGYLLKEMLGSELVKTIRLVHEGQRCIPDEIASKLFGSSGEAELTVRELEVLRLASRGLSNKLIAADMYISEHTVKGYLKNIMAKLQANDRTHAVTISIQRGLFDI; encoded by the coding sequence ATGATTAGAGTCCTTGTAGTCGACGATCACCCTATGATGCGCAAGGGGATTTCGGCTGAAATTAGTACCGAGCCAGACATGACCGTGGTCGGGGAAGCTGTCGACGGTCAACAAGCGATCCTTCAGTTTCGTTTGCACAGGCCCGACATCATGCTAGTGGACATGCGTATGCCGAATATGGGCGGTTTGGAGACGATATCCAAGGTACGCGCAGAGTTTCCGGCGGCACGCATCATTGTACTAACCACAGCAGGTGGTGACTTTCACGCCATGAGAGCCTTCCGTGCCGGAGTCTCCGGGTATCTGTTGAAGGAAATGCTTGGCTCCGAACTTGTCAAGACCATTCGCCTTGTACACGAAGGGCAGCGGTGCATCCCCGATGAGATCGCATCAAAACTTTTCGGCTCCAGCGGAGAGGCAGAGCTAACGGTGCGAGAGCTTGAAGTTCTGCGTCTCGCCTCACGCGGTCTATCCAACAAGCTCATCGCCGCGGATATGTATATCTCGGAGCATACCGTGAAGGGCTATTTGAAAAATATCATGGCAAAGCTGCAAGCGAACGACCGCACCCACGCAGTCACCATCTCCATTCAGCGCGGCTTATTCGATATCTAA
- a CDS encoding C1 family peptidase: protein MEGFPIVFRYTCFPSMDHTWNDGVIPMPGPTEPEDGGHCMLIVGYNNANRTFLVRNSWGTQWGQQGYGTMPYDYILSP, encoded by the coding sequence ATGGAAGGCTTTCCGATTGTGTTCCGATATACGTGCTTTCCGTCGATGGACCACACGTGGAACGACGGTGTAATCCCAATGCCGGGACCAACGGAGCCTGAGGATGGCGGTCATTGCATGCTGATCGTCGGCTACAACAATGCGAACCGGACGTTTCTTGTGCGGAACTCGTGGGGCACGCAGTGGGGGCAACAGGGCTACGGGACGATGCCGTACGACTACATTCTGTCGCCGTAA